CGTCGCCAGTATTTTGATCTTGATCATCAACATGGTCGGCGGCGTGGCCATCGGCTCGCTGATGCACGACCTGTCGTTCGGAGATGCTTTCCGTCAATACGCACTGCTGACCATCGGTGATGGTCTGGTGGCGCAGATCCCGGCGCTGCTGCTGTCGGCCGCCGCCGCCATCCTGGTGACGCGTATCAGCGATTCGGGCGACTTCGAACAGCAAGTGGCGGGCCAAGTGCTGACTTCGCCAACGGTGATCTTCAGCGCGTCCGGCATGATGGTGGCGCTGGCCTTGATCCCGGGCATGCCGTGGTTCATGTTCATGACCTTTGCCGGCGTGCTGGCCTTCGTCGCCTGGCGCCTGACCAAGCGCGTGAAGGGGCCCGATACGGCCGGCATGGCGGCCATCGAGGCGGCCTTGCGCGAGGACAAGCCTGCCGAGATGGAGTGGCAGCAGCTGCCTGCCGTGCAACCGCTGATGGTGATGCTCGGCTATAAACTGGTGGGCATGGTGGATAAAACGCAAGGCGAACCGTTGACCAAGCGCGTCAAGGGCGTGCGCCAGAGCCTGTCCGAATCGATGGGCTTGCTGCTGCCGAATATCGGCGTGCGCGACGACCTGGCCCTGAAGCCGTCGCAGTATGCGATCGTGCTGTCGGGCACCGTGGTGGCGCAGGCGGAAGTGCAGGCCGACCGCCTGATGGCGATCCCGTCGCCGAACGTGTATGGTCAGCTCGATGGCATTCCCGGCATCGAACCGGCCTACGGCATGCCCGTCACCTGGATCGAACCCGGTGAAAAGGCGCATGCGCTGGGCCTGGGCTACCAGGTCATCGAGGCGCCCAGCGTGATCGCCACGCACTTGTCGAAGATGGTGCGCGAATACTTGCCGGAACTGTTCCGCCATGAAGACGTCTCGAATATGATGGAGCGCCTGACGGCCCTGTCGCCCAAGCTGGCCGGCGCGCTGGACAAGGCCCTCACGCACACGCAGATGCTGCGCGTGTTTCGCGTCTTGCTGGCAGAAAACGTGTCACTGAAGGATATCGTGCCCATCGCCACCACCTTGCTCGACAGTTCGGAAACCACCAAGGACCCGATCCTGCTGGCGGCCGAAGTGCGCTGCGCGCTGCGGCGCCAGATCGTCAGCGGCCTGTTTGGCCAGAAGATGGAAATGCAGGCGTTTAACCTCGGTGGCGAGCTGGAAAACATGCTGCTCGGTTCGCTGAACCAGGCGCGCCAGTCCGGCAAGGTGACCCTGGATAATTACCCGATCGACCCGCACCTGCTGTCGCAGCTGCAAGTGAACATGCCGGTGGCGCGCGAGCAGATGAAGCAGCAGGCCACGCCGCCGCTGCTGCTGGTGCTGCCGCAGATCCGTCCGCTGCTGGCCCGCTATGCGCGCCTGTTCGCGCCTGGCCTGCATGTGCTGTCGTATAACGAAATCCCGGAAAACCGCGAAGTGAGCATCATCGGCACGGTGGGGTAAACGGTGGAATAAACAAAAAACGGCGCTGCGGGCGCCGTTTTTTTATGCTGCATCAATCTTGCTCGTCGATCGGTGGCAGCAGCTCGTGCTCCTGGCCGTCGGCCAGCAGCAGCACGGTGCGGCCTTGCGCCGTTTCTTCCTCATCGCCATAGTCGTAACCGAGCGGCGCCGCCACTTCCTTCGAGACGATGATGGGCTCCTCTTCGGCTTCGGCTTCGGCGGCGTGTGCCGCGGGCGCTTCGGGATCGGCCGCCGCTTCCGCTTCCGGCTGCGTCAGCAGCAGGGCCACTTCGGCCATGGCACGGAACAGGGGCAGCGACAGCGAGGCGGCGCCCGCTTGCATCGGGTAGTTGCCATGCACGCGCTGCGCGTGCAACTGGCGGTTCAGGCGGCAGCGCACCAGACGCAGCCCGGCGCGCCGCACGGCGTCGGCGATTTCGGGCAGGGCCAGGCGCAAGTGGCGCAGCGCCGCTTCCTCGTCGGCCGCCAGTTCCAGCAGCACGCCGTCGCCGGACGGCTCCATCTGGATCACCACCCGGCCGATGCCGATGATGATCAGTTCGACGCGCAGCGCCACCTTGCCGCGCCGCCTCGGTGTTGCGTCCTCGTCTTCATCGCTGGGCAGCACGCGCAGCAGCAGGCGCTGGCCGCCCCAGCCATACACGGCAAAGCGCCACGCTTCGCTGTCGACCGTCAACGGTGGACGGGCGCCTTCGCGCAGCAGGGCCGGTTGCTGCTCGGCCATGAACAGATTGCCCGGCACGTGCTGGCCGCGCGCCTGTTCCTGCAGGGCGGCATATTGTTCGCCATACGTCTTGACCATCACGCGCCACGAGGCGGCCAGCTGCGCCGCGTCGGGCGGTAGCCAGACCAGCTGGCGCGTGAAGAACAGTTGATTGACCTGCATGGCGCTGCTGTCGCGCGGCAGGGCGCCGCCCGTGCCATCGGCATTCGGCTTGATCAGGGATGCCAGGCTGTCCTGGCCTTTTTGCGCCAGTTGCGCGGGCAGGGTGCCGGCGTCGGGCGCTGGCGCCATGTAGGGCCCGATGGGCACCAGCGGCTGCACCACGCCCGGTGTCATCGGCGTAGCAGGGCTGACGTCGAAGCGCTGGGTAATCAGGGGCAGGGGATTGCCTGCGGACACACGCTCTATCGCCATTGCTGCTCCTCCCGCATGGGATGAATAAAAAAAAGCCAACTGCTTGCGCAGTTGGCTCTGGTCGGCCTGACCTGAGCCAGGTCAGGACGCGCTTACTATTATTGCAGCAGGGACATGACCATCGAGGACATGCTGTTGCTTTGTTTCAACATGGCGGTACCAGCTTGCAGCAGCATTTGCGAAGCGGTCATGTTCGAGCTTTCGGTCGCGAAGTCGGTATCCATGATGCGGCCCGAAGCAGCTTGCGTGTTGGTGCTGACGTTGGCCAGGTTGGTGGCAACGTGGTCCAGACGGTTACCTGCGGCACCCAGTGCCGAACGCAGCGAGCCCAGCGCATCGATCGCCGTCGACAGCTTGTCGATCATGGGCGACGCGGTGCCTGCGGTCAATTCGGTACCGGTGACGCCGCTTGCAGCGCCGAAGCCGTTGAAGTTGACGCTGGTTGCCTTGACCGCCGTTTGCATCGTGGTCAGGGTGGTGGAGACGTTCAGGCCCATGGTTTCCGACGTCGAAGCGCCGATCTGGAAACTGAGGGCGGTGGAAAATTTGCCGCCATTGCCAGCTGCCGTCGCCGCCGTCTCGTAGGCGATTGCTGCGGTGCTCTTGGCGCTGGCGGTGGTCGCTGCCAGCTGGTCCTTGTTGTACTGTGCCTGAGCGAGGTTCATAGCGTCGGCGTCGGCGACGGTGCCGGAACCCGCGTAGGTTGTTTGCGCAGTGTTATAGGTGGCCAGCGACGTGGCGGCAGTGGCGCTGGCGGTGGTGGCGGCGGTCGCGGCTGTAGTTTTGGCCAGGGTCGCTGCGGCAATGTCGCCTGCGCTTGCCGCGCTGTTCAGCAGCTTCTGGCCGCCGAAAGAGGTGTTGCCCAGGATGTTGGTCAGTTCGGTGCCCAGCGCATCGTATTCCGACTGCATGGCGACCTTGTCGCTGGCATTGGCGGAGCTGTCTGCAGCTTGGGTCGCCAGGTCTTTCATGCGCACCAGAATGTTGTTCGCTTCGCCCAGTGCGCCGTCGGCGGTCTGGATCATCGAGGTGGCGTTTTGGGTGTTGCGCATGGCCATGGCCATACCGCTGGTTTGTGCTTTCAGGCGGGTTGCAATTTGCAGGCCGGCAGCATCATCCATTGCCGAGTTGATGCGGTAGCCGGTGCTCAGGCGCGTCATCGAAGTCGACAGCGATTGTTGGGTTTTGGAGATGGAATTTTGTGCGGACAAGGCCGCGGAGTTGGTGTGAAGGCTCAGCATGAAAGATACTCCAGTTAGTTGGTTGCGTTTCGGAGCAGCATTTTTGCGCTCTCCCAAGTACAAGACGACCATTCCCTCAGGAAAATTAAATTCTTATGAGAAATTTTTTAAATTTATTTGGCAGTCAGGATTCGGATGGCCTTGCGCCAGCGCTTGCGAATGCGAAAAACTGGCATGCACTTCTTCAATGCGGGCCGTTGCCTGCAGTACCTGGCCCAGGTCGTGATGTCATTGTGGGGCCTCGGGAACCAACGCGCGTGCCTGCCGATAGTGCGTGGCCGCGCCATCGAAGCGATGCTTCGGCCAACGTTGGCTCAAGCTCAACGCGCGCCGATAACATTCAATGGCGGCGCGGTAATCGCCGGCATCCTGGCATGCATTGCCAGGGTTGCCATGTGCCTGGGCGTCTGCGGGACTGAGCTTTACCGCGCGTTGCAGCACCGCCAAGGCGTCCTTGCCCTGCGCTTGCAGAGCGGTGTCGAGGCAGACGTCAACCAGCCGGTGCAAAGCCAGATAATCAGATGTACTGGTGATGTCATGAAAATTCAGGCGTTCGGCCGTGATGCTTTCTTCTGCAAACCACCCCAGCAGCATGTTGCGGAACTGTTCACTGGGCATAGCTCCGACGACCATTCGGGCTTGCGGTACGGCACCTAGCAGCGCAGACCAGCCGGCGATAACTTCGCGGCTGAGCTTGTTGGCGCGATTGAAGCTGCCACAGGTGAGGTGGCCGTGCGCCAACGCTGGTGCTGTGGCGATCGCTGGTTCGTTATGAATCGATGGTTCGTCAGCTTGAAGCAGCAAAGCGGCATCGTAGGCAAGGATGGCTTCTTCGTGGCGGCCCGCAGCGCTCAGCCGTTCTGCCAGTTTGCACTGCGCTACTGCATCATGAGGCAGCGCACTTTGCGCCTGCTGGTTCTTGTCGACAGCAGATTCTGGGCGGCGGCCGATAGGTGACGAATTGTTTGCGCGCATATGGATGGACTGTCAGGAGGAGGAAGGGTAGAGCCACCGGATTGTTCGTTATAAACATGCCACAGAGAAACTCTCCTTGAAGAATATGCCGGCGCGATGGGGCATGGGCATTCGCACACACGAGAGGCAGGCGCCTGCCTTCGCACAGCCCGGCGTGCCGGATGCGCTTCAGCGCAGTTGGAGGAACAAGGCGGTGCCCATCACAAATGCCGAGCTGATCCGTTGTTGTTGTTGTTGTTGTTGTTGTTGTTGTTGTTGTTGTTGTTGTTGTTGTTGTTGTTGTTGTCGCGCCAGGAACTCATCGCCGGCCCGCTGCGGCCCGTCGCCATATGGCCAGACATAATCGTCAATGATGATCCAGCCGCCGGCGACCACATGCCTCTCCCAGGCGGCGATATCGGCCTTGGCTGCCTCGTAGGCATGGTTGCCGTCAATGTGTAGCAGTGCAATACTGCCGGCATAGTTGGTGGTGCCGAAGGACGGGCTATGCACGGCTGCCGTCTGGCGGTACTGCTGCTCCGCCGCGACCGAGGGCAGGCGCAGATAGTTGATATCGTTGGCGCTGTAAGGTAGCAGGTTCATCTCGAACACGCGCAGAGCTTCATCGTAATCGTAATGGTGGATGCAGTTGTCGACCAGGCCGCCAGTGTCGTTTTGCACCACGTACTCACTTTGCCAGGGGGCGATGCACAAGGTGTGGCCGATGTCATGCTGGCGCGCCAGGCGAGCCAGCACAAACGCCGACTTGTCCCATGCGCTGCCGATCTCGACCACGTCGCCGCGCACGCTGTGGCGGGCAATTTCGTAGAGGGCGCTGATTTTCTCGTCATCGCACATGCCTGGCATCACATTGGCATTCCGGATAGGCAGGCTTGCTGACATCGTCGGCGAGCGACGAGGCGACGATTACGGTGTGTCCATCGCGCTTGCAGCGCTCCAGATAGTCGAGCGAGCGAGGCATGCCTGCAGGAAAAATGGACGAGGCATGGATGGAGATTCCTTGTTGGGTAAATCGGACGTTACTGAAGGGCGCTGTCAGCCTGGGTGCGCGGTGGCATGGCCGAGTCGCGCTCCTGTTGCCGCTTGATGGCGGCGATGTCGCGCAGCAGGGCGCGCATGCCGCGCGATGCTGGCGGCAGGTCGTGCTCGATCTGGCCGCGCAGCGCTTTCAGCTGGTAGAACGGTACCGCCGGGTACATATGATGTTCGATGTGGTAATTCATCTGCCAATACAAAAAAGCCAGGAAAGGGTGCAGCAGGACCGTGCGGCTGTTCAGGCGGAAATCGTCGACATCGGGCTGCATGCCGAAGTGCTGCGCCAGCGCCAGTGTCTTGTTGAGCCAGTCCGCGATAAAGGTGGCGAATGTGACGAGCAATAATAGCGGCCAGTGGCCACTGGCAACAAAGGCGGCGGCCATGGCAAGATGGCCGAACAGGATGATGCGGGCAAACCGGATGACGGCCCGGCGCGATGCCTGGTCCGGGAACAGCTGGGCACCCCACTGGCCGCGAATGATGCCTAGGCTGTTTTCCACCACGATCTTGATGGCCCGGTAGCCGGCCGGCAAGTCGAACGACAGCGCCCAGAACCATTCCCTGTAGCGCAGCGTCTGCGGCAAGCGGACTTCACCGTCCTGGCCGGTGAGCACGGTTTTCTGGTGATGGCGGATATGGCTGGCCCGGAAATACACATAGTTATTCCAGGTCAGGAACGCGAACAAGGCCAGGAAGACATCGTTGTACACACGCGTCTTGAAGACAGTGCGGTGTACCAGTTCATGCCCTGCCCCTGCCCAGCCCAGGAAGGAAAAAAAGCTGCCATGAAGGAAGAGTGCTGCCAGGGCCAAGCCATGATGGCCGTTCAGGAAGGCACAGTACGCCAGCGTTCCGGTGCCGCAGAGCAGCAGCAGATGGCTGGCGACATGCAATGCACCCTGCATGTCGCTGCGTCGCATCAAGGCCGACAGTTCGGTGCCTGTCAGTTTGCTGCGGTACCAATTGACACGGGTTGGTGGCTTTGCACCGATTTTTTCTGTCATGTTATTGTGCGAGCAGGTGCTTGAAGTTGCCATTCAGTATAAAGGCCAGCATGGTATTTTCAACATGGATCACGGCCCGGTCGCCACTGAAATCATCGACAAAGCGGGTCACGTCGCCATGGATCTTCGAGCGGTAGTCGTGCCACAGGATAACGGAGTCAGGCTTGGCCATGGCCAGTGCGTTGGTGGTATCGATCGCCACCGTCTCGTAATCATGGCCGCCATCGATGAAGATGAAATCGAATTGACCGCTCAATTGCTGCGCTTGCGGATCGAGCTTGCGGCTGTCCAAGTGCAGGCGGGTAATTGCGGACTGGACGTCGGCTGGCGCGCGGTCGATGTAGAACGCGCCTTTTTCCGCAAACTGGCGGCGCAGGTAATTGTCGTTTTCCGTGTCATTTTGCAGGATCAGGGCGGCCGTGTCGCCGCTGACGGCGGTCAGGTCGATCTCGGCAGGCGGCAGGTCCAGCGTGGTGACATGGGCGCCGGGCGGCGCGTTGCTCGCCAGTAAAACCGAGGTGGCGCCCATGTAGGTGCCGAATTCAAAAAAAGTCTGCGCCCCGGTCAGCTTCGCAAGGCTGACCAGGATCGAGCTTTCCAGCAGCGTCATGCCGCCGATGGCGCTGCTGGGGATGCTGACGCTGAACATGATGTTTGCGTCGGGAAAGGTCGTTTCAACCTTCTGGAAAAGAACTTTGGGGCGTATCGCGCTGACCTGGGGGGCGCTGGTGGTGGTAGGCATGATGGATCCTGTTATTGTTAAGCTGCTGATTCCGCGGTGGTTTGAGCGGTATTGCGGCGTGGCACGAAGTACATGATCGTTTCCGACCAGCCCTGCGTGTAATGGCGCAAATACAGGTCGTAGTCCTGGCGGATGCTGGCGATATAGTCGGGAATGCGATGGAAATCGGCGGCGCTATGGTAGACGGAAATGGCCAGCTTGGGATGCTCGTCGCGGATATGGCGCTGCGAGCCGGCCAGGGCCTGCATTTCCCAGCCCTCCAGATCCATCTTGATGAAACTGACTGCCTGCGTGATGGCCAGGTCGAGGGTGGTTACCTCGATACTGCTGGAGCCGGCCACACTGACTGCGCTGGCCGAACCTGCATCCGGATTGAACCACAAGGTACCGGCCTGGTCGGAAATGCCTTGTTCGATGAAGCTGATGCCGTGCCGCTGCGCCAGGCGCGTTTTTGCGTCCTGCATGTTCTTCGCTGACGGTTCGAACAGGAACACGGCCCGGTAGTCGGGATAGCGTTCGCAGAACAGCTCGGTCGTATCGCCGTCGAATCCGCCGGCGTCGACAAACACTTCGCCCGACAAGCACAGGAAGTCCTCGAAATACTGCTCCGAGAATCGCACCTCGTAGCTTGCCATGTGGCGCGGGTCGGCAGTGAGCCGGTATTGCACCACATGGTCGAAGACCGCCCTTGACTCCTCATCGGCAAATTGGGCGCGCAAGTGGTCCCAGCGGGGACGGTTGGCGGCGACATCGGCACGCATTTGCGCGACGAAGGCGGGTACCGGCACCAGGTCGGGGCGCGCTGCCAGCAGGTCGGCATAGCTGAGCCTAGCCTTCACCGGCTGCTGCGCCAGCTTGCGGGCGGCCGCAACCGGTGCAATCGACATGGCGCAATTGACCACCATGGCATCGGACGGGAGTTGCTGCATGGCGATGACCGGCTTGCCATGCCATTGCGTGCCACTGGCGCCGTCGTCGACGATGCCGTCAATCGGGATGTCCAGCGTCGACAGCAGGGCCAGCGCATGTTCATTACG
Above is a genomic segment from Janthinobacterium sp. 64 containing:
- a CDS encoding tetratricopeptide repeat protein — its product is MRANNSSPIGRRPESAVDKNQQAQSALPHDAVAQCKLAERLSAAGRHEEAILAYDAALLLQADEPSIHNEPAIATAPALAHGHLTCGSFNRANKLSREVIAGWSALLGAVPQARMVVGAMPSEQFRNMLLGWFAEESITAERLNFHDITSTSDYLALHRLVDVCLDTALQAQGKDALAVLQRAVKLSPADAQAHGNPGNACQDAGDYRAAIECYRRALSLSQRWPKHRFDGAATHYRQARALVPEAPQ
- a CDS encoding flagellar biosynthesis protein FlhA; translation: MNFLNRLVAEMRRHKFATPLFLLVILAMIILPLPPVLLDILFTFNIVLALIVILVSVSAKRPLDFSVFPTVILATTMLRLTLNVASTRVVLLHGHTGADAAGKVIEAFGNVVIGGNFVVGIVVFVILMIINFAVVTKGAERISEVSARFTLDALPGKQMAIDADLNAGLINQEKAQIRRKDVAAEADFYGAMDGASKFVRGDAVASILILIINMVGGVAIGSLMHDLSFGDAFRQYALLTIGDGLVAQIPALLLSAAAAILVTRISDSGDFEQQVAGQVLTSPTVIFSASGMMVALALIPGMPWFMFMTFAGVLAFVAWRLTKRVKGPDTAGMAAIEAALREDKPAEMEWQQLPAVQPLMVMLGYKLVGMVDKTQGEPLTKRVKGVRQSLSESMGLLLPNIGVRDDLALKPSQYAIVLSGTVVAQAEVQADRLMAIPSPNVYGQLDGIPGIEPAYGMPVTWIEPGEKAHALGLGYQVIEAPSVIATHLSKMVREYLPELFRHEDVSNMMERLTALSPKLAGALDKALTHTQMLRVFRVLLAENVSLKDIVPIATTLLDSSETTKDPILLAAEVRCALRRQIVSGLFGQKMEMQAFNLGGELENMLLGSLNQARQSGKVTLDNYPIDPHLLSQLQVNMPVAREQMKQQATPPLLLVLPQIRPLLARYARLFAPGLHVLSYNEIPENREVSIIGTVG
- a CDS encoding fatty acid desaturase, encoding MTEKIGAKPPTRVNWYRSKLTGTELSALMRRSDMQGALHVASHLLLLCGTGTLAYCAFLNGHHGLALAALFLHGSFFSFLGWAGAGHELVHRTVFKTRVYNDVFLALFAFLTWNNYVYFRASHIRHHQKTVLTGQDGEVRLPQTLRYREWFWALSFDLPAGYRAIKIVVENSLGIIRGQWGAQLFPDQASRRAVIRFARIILFGHLAMAAAFVASGHWPLLLLVTFATFIADWLNKTLALAQHFGMQPDVDDFRLNSRTVLLHPFLAFLYWQMNYHIEHHMYPAVPFYQLKALRGQIEHDLPPASRGMRALLRDIAAIKRQQERDSAMPPRTQADSALQ
- a CDS encoding class I SAM-dependent methyltransferase; this encodes MPGMCDDEKISALYEIARHSVRGDVVEIGSAWDKSAFVLARLARQHDIGHTLCIAPWQSEYVVQNDTGGLVDNCIHHYDYDEALRVFEMNLLPYSANDINYLRLPSVAAEQQYRQTAAVHSPSFGTTNYAGSIALLHIDGNHAYEAAKADIAAWERHVVAGGWIIIDDYVWPYGDGPQRAGDEFLARQQQQQQQQQQQQQQQQQQQQQRISSAFVMGTALFLQLR
- a CDS encoding flagellin N-terminal helical domain-containing protein, whose protein sequence is MLSLHTNSAALSAQNSISKTQQSLSTSMTRLSTGYRINSAMDDAAGLQIATRLKAQTSGMAMAMRNTQNATSMIQTADGALGEANNILVRMKDLATQAADSSANASDKVAMQSEYDALGTELTNILGNTSFGGQKLLNSAASAGDIAAATLAKTTAATAATTASATAATSLATYNTAQTTYAGSGTVADADAMNLAQAQYNKDQLAATTASAKSTAAIAYETAATAAGNGGKFSTALSFQIGASTSETMGLNVSTTLTTMQTAVKATSVNFNGFGAASGVTGTELTAGTASPMIDKLSTAIDALGSLRSALGAAGNRLDHVATNLANVSTNTQAASGRIMDTDFATESSNMTASQMLLQAGTAMLKQSNSMSSMVMSLLQ
- a CDS encoding FkbM family methyltransferase, whose translation is MSATAIPITRHAVADEQAQAFLSALVSAPRFLLGRNEHALALLSTLDIPIDGIVDDGASGTQWHGKPVIAMQQLPSDAMVVNCAMSIAPVAAARKLAQQPVKARLSYADLLAARPDLVPVPAFVAQMRADVAANRPRWDHLRAQFADEESRAVFDHVVQYRLTADPRHMASYEVRFSEQYFEDFLCLSGEVFVDAGGFDGDTTELFCERYPDYRAVFLFEPSAKNMQDAKTRLAQRHGISFIEQGISDQAGTLWFNPDAGSASAVSVAGSSSIEVTTLDLAITQAVSFIKMDLEGWEMQALAGSQRHIRDEHPKLAISVYHSAADFHRIPDYIASIRQDYDLYLRHYTQGWSETIMYFVPRRNTAQTTAESAA
- a CDS encoding class I SAM-dependent methyltransferase, which encodes MPTTTSAPQVSAIRPKVLFQKVETTFPDANIMFSVSIPSSAIGGMTLLESSILVSLAKLTGAQTFFEFGTYMGATSVLLASNAPPGAHVTTLDLPPAEIDLTAVSGDTAALILQNDTENDNYLRRQFAEKGAFYIDRAPADVQSAITRLHLDSRKLDPQAQQLSGQFDFIFIDGGHDYETVAIDTTNALAMAKPDSVILWHDYRSKIHGDVTRFVDDFSGDRAVIHVENTMLAFILNGNFKHLLAQ